The following are encoded in a window of Alistipes sp. ZOR0009 genomic DNA:
- a CDS encoding 50S ribosomal protein L25/general stress protein Ctc encodes MKSIEINGTLRTDLGKKGAKDIRRSELTPCNIYGNGENINFTVVTKELKGLLYTPSAYIVDLNIGGNKEKAVLREVQFHPVTDEVLHIDFYRITDDKPVTIEVPVVLNGNSEGVKQGGKLQLATRKLKVSAFAKDLPDTFEIDITNLGLGKTIMVGELEFPNVTILNPKSTVVCAVKMTRAARGAAAAAALAAQNAGKKKK; translated from the coding sequence ATGAAAAGCATTGAAATTAACGGTACTCTTCGTACTGACCTTGGAAAAAAAGGTGCTAAAGACATCCGTCGTAGCGAGCTAACTCCTTGCAACATTTACGGAAATGGTGAAAACATCAACTTTACCGTAGTTACAAAGGAGCTTAAAGGGCTACTTTACACTCCAAGCGCTTATATCGTTGATCTTAACATCGGCGGAAACAAGGAGAAGGCAGTACTTCGCGAAGTACAATTTCACCCAGTAACTGATGAGGTTCTTCACATCGACTTCTACCGTATCACCGACGACAAGCCTGTAACCATCGAGGTTCCTGTTGTTCTTAACGGTAACTCTGAAGGTGTAAAGCAAGGGGGTAAGCTTCAGCTAGCAACTCGTAAGTTGAAGGTTTCTGCTTTTGCTAAGGATCTTCCTGATACATTCGAAATCGACATCACCAACTTAGGTCTTGGTAAGACTATTATGGTTGGCGAGCTAGAATTCCCTAACGTAACTATTCTTAACCCAAAGAGCACTGTAGTTTGCGCAGTTAAGATGACTCGTGCTGCTCGTGGTGCTGCTGCTGCTGCTGCACTTGCTGCTCAAAACGCAGGAAAGAAGAAGAAATAG
- a CDS encoding GAF domain-containing protein, whose protein sequence is MLEYRDWKFFKDMETSLKKRVLFKVGFWLSLLLMGLFLFFAILFWDYAISSTTNSASEFSQSSSNALKVRIYRAIGVARALSMSTDYMMHTNAAAADSNLSRSLYNYNTRLNHYKGILLYQSAYYSFDAAQLGRVDGGRLFYQSTYTRPAAVCQKMAGIGDGELQANLRKAEEFKQAIVSIPHESSYNDGGSSVKVISVAAPVEHDGKVIGSAGVDLPLEEINQLIKSFKLPPHAVAYLLAPNGEVASYSSEISDSRMKYISENKLLYKTVSDIIGEKGEVEGQGVEIKDNGMQSFILPVILDETNARWVFVVSVPTSVYYALIWLKLGLLLLVTVIMLVVVLVVVRKMAVQVVKPIIEINGSIQRLARGEIFGSNYVELHHKDELGEIASSINTLIDSQKEAAEFAVAIGQEKFDVDLADRTGDDMAAALVAMKENLLKSKNLELERQEQEAITHWAAEGMAQFAELLRASDSNMKEFSARLLSSLVRYIDVNQGALFVFNEESKVLEMTACFAYNRRKMVDKEMAVGEGLVGRCYAEAESIYLLEIPTDYIAITSGLGDTPPRSLLLVPMKVDGEVLGVLELASLQEIPDYKLQFVEKIGESIAATIRSVRVNHHTAQLLERTKVQAEEMAAAEEEMRQNLEELQSTQEEMSRIQEEQRAAIELTQIDKQMFAALFHSTSESIYFKHRDGRYGRVSDAACALLRVNSVEEAEGKTAFDLFSHETASAIEKEDNEVMTTQRPIVRQEGFLTNLDGSKIKVEKSKHPVLDAKGESVGLIAIYKMLEN, encoded by the coding sequence ATGTTGGAATATAGGGATTGGAAGTTCTTCAAAGACATGGAAACGTCGTTGAAGAAGCGGGTACTTTTTAAAGTCGGCTTTTGGCTCTCGCTGTTGCTGATGGGGTTATTTTTATTTTTTGCGATACTTTTTTGGGATTACGCGATTAGCAGTACTACCAACTCTGCGAGCGAATTCTCACAGTCGAGCTCTAACGCACTAAAAGTTCGTATCTATAGGGCTATCGGAGTTGCTCGTGCGCTGAGCATGTCTACCGACTACATGATGCATACCAACGCGGCGGCGGCTGACTCGAACTTATCGCGTAGCTTGTATAACTACAATACAAGGCTTAATCATTACAAAGGAATTTTGCTTTACCAATCGGCCTACTACAGCTTTGATGCTGCTCAGCTAGGTAGGGTTGATGGTGGTCGCTTGTTTTATCAGTCGACTTATACTCGCCCAGCAGCTGTTTGCCAGAAAATGGCAGGCATTGGCGACGGAGAACTGCAGGCAAACTTGAGAAAAGCGGAGGAATTTAAGCAGGCTATTGTTTCTATTCCTCACGAAAGCAGCTACAACGATGGAGGTTCATCTGTTAAGGTGATTTCAGTGGCTGCTCCAGTAGAGCATGATGGGAAAGTTATAGGAAGTGCTGGGGTCGATCTTCCATTGGAGGAAATAAACCAGCTGATAAAAAGTTTTAAGCTTCCTCCTCATGCAGTGGCGTACCTGTTGGCACCCAACGGAGAGGTGGCCTCTTACTCTTCAGAGATTTCGGATTCGAGGATGAAGTACATATCGGAAAATAAGCTCTTGTACAAGACTGTTAGCGACATTATCGGTGAAAAAGGGGAGGTAGAAGGTCAAGGTGTCGAGATTAAGGATAATGGAATGCAGTCGTTTATTCTTCCTGTGATACTAGACGAGACAAATGCCCGATGGGTATTTGTGGTATCGGTACCTACTTCTGTTTACTATGCATTAATATGGTTAAAGCTGGGACTATTACTGTTGGTTACTGTAATAATGCTGGTGGTAGTGCTAGTTGTTGTAAGGAAAATGGCGGTTCAGGTTGTAAAGCCAATTATTGAGATCAATGGGAGCATACAGCGGTTAGCTCGTGGCGAAATATTTGGTTCTAACTATGTCGAATTGCATCATAAAGATGAACTAGGCGAGATTGCTAGCTCTATAAATACGCTGATAGATTCGCAAAAGGAGGCGGCTGAGTTTGCTGTTGCTATAGGACAGGAAAAATTTGATGTCGACTTGGCTGACAGAACTGGCGATGATATGGCAGCTGCTTTGGTGGCCATGAAGGAGAATCTACTAAAAAGCAAGAATCTGGAATTGGAACGTCAGGAGCAGGAGGCTATTACGCACTGGGCAGCAGAGGGGATGGCGCAATTTGCCGAACTTTTACGTGCGAGCGATTCCAACATGAAGGAGTTCTCTGCCCGTTTGCTTTCGAGCCTAGTTCGTTATATCGATGTTAACCAAGGTGCCCTTTTCGTATTTAACGAGGAGAGCAAGGTGCTGGAAATGACAGCCTGCTTTGCCTACAATCGTCGTAAGATGGTGGATAAGGAGATGGCTGTTGGCGAAGGGCTGGTTGGTCGCTGCTATGCCGAGGCTGAGTCTATCTACTTGCTAGAAATTCCTACAGACTACATAGCCATTACGTCGGGGTTGGGAGATACGCCACCTCGCTCGTTGCTTTTAGTACCAATGAAGGTAGATGGTGAGGTTTTAGGGGTACTCGAACTTGCCTCTTTACAGGAAATTCCAGATTATAAGCTTCAGTTTGTTGAAAAGATAGGCGAAAGTATTGCTGCCACCATTCGTAGCGTGCGGGTTAACCATCATACGGCTCAGCTGCTCGAAAGAACGAAGGTGCAGGCTGAAGAGATGGCTGCAGCGGAGGAAGAAATGCGCCAGAATTTGGAGGAGCTGCAATCTACTCAGGAGGAGATGTCGCGTATTCAGGAGGAGCAACGTGCTGCCATTGAGCTTACGCAGATTGATAAGCAAATGTTTGCTGCCTTGTTCCATTCTACATCAGAGAGCATCTACTTTAAGCATAGAGATGGCCGCTATGGAAGGGTGAGCGATGCCGCTTGTGCGCTGCTAAGGGTTAATAGCGTAGAGGAAGCAGAAGGAAAGACGGCGTTTGATCTCTTCTCTCACGAAACGGCATCGGCTATCGAGAAGGAGGACAATGAGGTGATGACTACCCAAAGACCTATAGTTCGTCAGGAGGGATTCTTGACCAACCTAGATGGTTCTAAAATAAAGGTAGAAAAGAGCAAGCACCCAGTTCTTGATGCAAAAGGGGAATCGGTTGGACTTATTGCTATCTATAAGATGTTAGAAAATTAG
- a CDS encoding sulfatase family protein has translation MKLIHQRLISVCLTGVAFCTTAPSEGKAPDKKKPDERKPNVIYILADDMGYGDISALNPQSKIKTPTLDSLVRNGVSFTNAHSNSAVSTPTRYGILTGRYCFRSRLKAGVLVGYDRPLIEEDRPTVANLFKRRGYHTACIGKWHLGLNYEKVNSNRPLTEGDPWGILNTSNVDYSKPITGGPKACGFDYSYIIPSSLDIAPYLFIRDEKITGEKVSAQPSWSDKSSRGRWYRGGDVASDFKHSEVLENLVNDAKSFINNNAKSDSAFFLYLALTSPHTPWLPSEKFLGKSGAGAYGDFVMMTDAMVKEIAEACKKQGIDDNTMIIFASDNGSHWLPSDIQQYQHESNHGTSGMKGDVWDGGHRIPLIVYWPNSTKKGASVDKIVCTTDLFATCAQLLGSKLSDNEAEDSFSILPLISSKFQRKEPHRTSIIHHGVNGDFGIREGKWKYIDCKGSGGWSSKGVDNAPEAQLYNIEADPLEKNNLILQHPKIAKRLKALLEKQKADNKSR, from the coding sequence ATGAAGTTAATCCACCAAAGGCTCATCTCCGTTTGCTTAACTGGGGTGGCATTTTGTACAACAGCACCATCAGAGGGCAAAGCACCTGATAAAAAAAAGCCAGACGAACGTAAGCCTAATGTCATTTACATTCTTGCTGATGATATGGGTTATGGCGACATTTCAGCGCTAAATCCGCAAAGTAAGATTAAAACACCCACGCTAGACAGCCTTGTTCGCAACGGAGTGTCTTTCACCAACGCCCACTCCAATTCTGCGGTAAGTACACCAACCCGTTACGGTATCCTAACTGGCAGGTACTGCTTCCGTTCGCGCCTAAAAGCGGGGGTGCTTGTGGGTTACGATCGGCCTCTTATTGAAGAAGACAGACCAACCGTTGCAAATCTTTTTAAAAGGCGTGGATACCATACGGCTTGTATTGGGAAATGGCACCTTGGCCTAAACTACGAAAAAGTGAACTCCAACCGTCCCCTCACCGAAGGCGACCCTTGGGGAATCTTAAACACCTCCAACGTAGACTACAGCAAACCTATAACAGGAGGACCAAAGGCTTGCGGTTTTGACTACAGCTACATTATTCCGTCTTCGTTAGATATAGCCCCCTACCTATTCATCAGGGATGAGAAAATTACAGGAGAAAAAGTAAGCGCTCAACCATCATGGAGCGATAAGAGCTCACGTGGTCGTTGGTACAGAGGCGGTGATGTAGCTTCAGACTTTAAGCATTCGGAGGTGCTTGAGAACTTGGTTAACGATGCAAAATCGTTTATCAACAACAACGCAAAATCCGACTCCGCCTTCTTTCTATACCTTGCGCTAACATCTCCACATACCCCATGGCTTCCCTCCGAAAAATTTCTTGGGAAATCAGGCGCTGGCGCCTACGGCGATTTTGTGATGATGACAGATGCTATGGTAAAGGAAATAGCAGAGGCCTGCAAAAAGCAAGGAATTGATGACAATACTATGATTATTTTCGCCTCCGACAACGGTTCCCATTGGCTTCCTAGCGACATTCAGCAGTATCAGCACGAAAGCAACCATGGAACATCGGGAATGAAAGGCGATGTTTGGGATGGAGGACACCGGATTCCCCTTATTGTTTACTGGCCCAATAGTACAAAAAAAGGAGCAAGCGTAGATAAAATCGTCTGCACAACCGACCTTTTTGCTACCTGTGCCCAGCTGCTTGGCAGCAAGCTATCCGACAATGAGGCTGAGGATAGCTTCTCCATACTTCCGCTTATAAGTTCGAAATTCCAAAGGAAAGAGCCGCACAGAACCTCAATCATACATCATGGCGTAAATGGAGATTTTGGAATAAGGGAGGGCAAGTGGAAGTATATCGACTGCAAAGGATCGGGTGGCTGGTCCTCTAAGGGTGTAGACAACGCCCCTGAAGCCCAGTTATACAACATAGAAGCCGATCCTCTTGAAAAAAACAACCTTATACTGCAGCATCCCAAAATAGCAAAGCGATTAAAGGCTTTGCTAGAAAAGCAAAAAGCAGATAACAAAAGCAGATAA
- the yihA gene encoding ribosome biogenesis GTP-binding protein YihA/YsxC, with the protein MQVKSAVFVKSAQKASQCPPQTLPEFAFIGRSNVGKSSLINYLTRQKGLAKVSGTPGKTRLINYFLVNDSWHLVDLPGYGYAKVSKTDRQGFSAIITQYLEARDKLTCLFVLVDSRLAPQKMDVEFMTLLGQHGIPFAIVFTKTDKIGIQVLKDNVDVYTKKLLEYWEELPPMFYTSSSKKSGADEVLGYIEECIAIVNTNME; encoded by the coding sequence ATGCAGGTAAAGAGCGCAGTATTTGTGAAGAGCGCCCAAAAAGCGTCGCAGTGTCCTCCGCAAACGCTACCCGAGTTTGCCTTTATTGGGCGATCGAATGTGGGGAAATCGTCGCTGATCAACTATCTTACTCGCCAGAAGGGGTTGGCAAAGGTGTCGGGGACTCCCGGCAAGACAAGGCTTATCAACTATTTCTTGGTAAATGATAGCTGGCATTTGGTCGATTTGCCCGGATACGGCTACGCGAAGGTGTCTAAAACCGACCGTCAGGGGTTTTCGGCCATCATTACGCAGTACCTAGAGGCTCGCGATAAGCTTACCTGCCTGTTTGTGCTGGTGGATTCGCGCTTGGCACCACAGAAGATGGACGTCGAGTTTATGACGCTGCTGGGCCAGCATGGAATTCCGTTTGCCATTGTCTTTACCAAAACTGATAAAATAGGTATTCAGGTGTTAAAAGATAATGTTGATGTTTACACCAAGAAGCTGCTCGAATACTGGGAGGAGCTGCCGCCGATGTTTTATACGTCGAGTTCGAAAAAGAGCGGGGCGGACGAGGTGCTTGGCTACATCGAGGAATGTATTGCAATCGTTAACACAAATATGGAGTAG
- a CDS encoding ribose-phosphate pyrophosphokinase, whose amino-acid sequence MAQKHSIKFFAGRNSRYLAEKIANSFGIELGKSSVTEFSDGEFQPSFDESVRGCTVFIIQSTFPPTDNLFELFLMVDAAHRASAHKVVAVMPYFGWARQDRKDKPRVSIGAKLVANLLSASGVDRIMTMDLHADQIQGFFDVPVDHLYASSIFVPYIKSLNLEDLAVAAPDMGGAKRAHAYSRFLDASMIICHKQREKANVVGHMTAIGDVKGKNVIIFDDMIDTAGTIAMAADMMMSMGAKSVRAVVTHPVLSGPAYERIANSALTEVCVTDTIPLRTDVDTSKIKVLTVADHFADVIDKVYNYKSISSTFIQ is encoded by the coding sequence ATGGCTCAAAAGCATTCGATCAAGTTCTTCGCTGGAAGGAACTCTCGTTATCTTGCTGAGAAAATCGCCAACAGCTTTGGCATAGAACTGGGAAAATCATCGGTTACAGAATTTAGCGATGGCGAATTCCAACCCTCATTCGACGAAAGCGTCAGAGGATGTACCGTCTTCATTATCCAATCTACCTTCCCACCCACCGACAATCTCTTCGAACTTTTCTTAATGGTTGATGCTGCTCACCGTGCTTCGGCTCACAAGGTGGTAGCGGTAATGCCATACTTTGGATGGGCTCGTCAGGATCGTAAGGATAAGCCTCGCGTGTCGATTGGTGCCAAGCTGGTTGCCAACCTGCTTAGCGCGTCGGGGGTCGATCGTATTATGACCATGGATTTGCATGCCGATCAGATTCAGGGATTTTTTGATGTTCCTGTCGATCATCTTTACGCAAGCTCCATTTTTGTTCCCTACATTAAGTCGCTCAACCTCGAAGATTTGGCGGTTGCAGCACCCGATATGGGCGGAGCAAAGCGTGCGCATGCCTACTCTCGCTTCCTCGATGCGTCGATGATTATTTGCCACAAGCAGCGCGAAAAGGCGAATGTGGTTGGCCATATGACTGCAATTGGAGATGTTAAGGGTAAAAATGTTATCATTTTTGACGACATGATTGATACCGCTGGTACAATCGCTATGGCGGCTGATATGATGATGAGCATGGGAGCCAAGAGCGTTCGCGCGGTGGTAACACACCCAGTTCTTTCGGGACCTGCCTACGAGCGCATTGCCAATTCGGCCTTAACCGAGGTTTGCGTAACGGATACAATACCTTTGCGTACCGATGTGGATACTTCAAAAATAAAGGTGCTAACCGTAGCCGATCACTTTGCCGATGTAATTGACAAAGTTTACAACTACAAGTCAATTAGCTCAACCTTTATTCAATAA
- a CDS encoding HAD family hydrolase: MPIKTIAFDADDTLWVNEPYFQEVEHRFCHLLEEFLEPHEISRELLKTEIGNIPLYGYGIKAFILSMLETAARISNGSLSPGIVNQVIGFGKEMLEKEIELLAGVEQTLEQLHGSYRLVVATKGDLLDQERKLHKSGLEKYFHHVEIMSEKGPSDYQKLLKHLDVAPAEFLMVGNSLKSDIIPVLEIGGYGVHVPFHTTWSHEKVDIKLDSPLFFQADSILRVCDIAASI; this comes from the coding sequence ATGCCCATAAAAACCATTGCCTTCGATGCCGACGATACCCTTTGGGTAAACGAGCCCTACTTTCAGGAGGTGGAGCACCGCTTTTGCCACCTGCTCGAAGAGTTCCTAGAGCCGCACGAAATCTCGCGCGAGCTGCTTAAAACCGAAATAGGCAACATTCCGCTCTACGGTTACGGTATCAAAGCCTTCATCCTATCGATGCTCGAAACGGCAGCTCGCATCTCCAACGGCTCGCTATCGCCGGGCATCGTTAACCAGGTTATCGGATTTGGGAAGGAGATGCTCGAAAAAGAGATAGAGCTGCTTGCCGGGGTAGAGCAAACGCTCGAGCAGCTGCACGGAAGCTACCGGCTGGTGGTGGCTACCAAGGGCGATCTGCTCGATCAGGAGCGGAAGCTGCACAAGTCGGGGCTCGAAAAGTACTTCCACCACGTAGAGATCATGTCGGAGAAGGGGCCTTCCGACTACCAAAAGCTGCTAAAGCACCTAGATGTGGCACCTGCCGAGTTCCTAATGGTAGGCAACTCGCTCAAGTCGGACATCATCCCCGTGCTCGAAATTGGCGGCTACGGCGTACACGTCCCCTTCCACACCACCTGGAGCCACGAGAAGGTAGACATCAAGCTCGATTCGCCCCTCTTTTTTCAGGCCGACAGCATACTGCGCGTTTGCGATATTGCGGCATCGATATAG
- a CDS encoding DUF6261 family protein encodes MISNHPYRQMRIPEKQVFATKIAAAANKAKKANPDLGAHIQAVECHTEALKKAYERMSDNPIAAEMVEADDMRDNGLINLREYAAICASHHNVEWVRAGETILGVFKDISWDIHRLRNPDESIRVDNLLIILKTYPKLKKAIATMHAQHWVEEIEEGQLKFKEAHEKFKEQNENVVLIDLQPIVKNLGVALERLFQYINMRLEFMPNPELYNLAHKINDLIAAYKAKMMA; translated from the coding sequence ATGATTAGCAACCACCCCTACCGACAAATGCGAATTCCAGAGAAACAGGTCTTCGCAACCAAAATTGCAGCAGCCGCCAACAAGGCCAAAAAGGCCAACCCCGATTTAGGTGCGCACATTCAGGCTGTAGAATGCCACACAGAAGCGCTAAAGAAGGCCTACGAACGTATGAGCGATAACCCTATCGCTGCTGAAATGGTAGAGGCCGACGACATGAGGGATAACGGGCTAATCAACCTGCGGGAGTATGCCGCCATCTGCGCAAGCCACCACAACGTAGAATGGGTGCGAGCTGGCGAAACCATACTAGGGGTGTTCAAGGATATCAGCTGGGATATACACCGCCTGCGCAACCCCGACGAGAGCATCAGGGTAGACAACCTGCTTATCATTCTTAAAACCTACCCCAAGCTCAAAAAGGCGATTGCCACCATGCATGCCCAGCATTGGGTAGAAGAAATTGAGGAAGGACAGCTTAAGTTTAAGGAGGCGCACGAAAAATTTAAGGAGCAGAACGAAAACGTAGTTCTGATAGACCTTCAACCAATCGTAAAAAACCTAGGTGTTGCACTCGAAAGGCTATTCCAGTACATCAACATGCGCTTAGAGTTTATGCCCAACCCAGAGCTGTACAATTTGGCTCACAAAATAAACGACCTAATTGCGGCCTACAAGGCAAAGATGATGGCTTAA
- a CDS encoding DUF5686 and carboxypeptidase-like regulatory domain-containing protein, with translation MRLLLITLAALAFMSFDDKTHGGDIAGTVKHEATKQPIPYANIHFRGTTIGTRTDDKGRFYIKSKVKKDSLAVSAIGYKTVVVPVAALTDPSYIIYLQEETYALNEIVVRPGENPAHPILRRIIASRKKNDPTSISQYRCQTNTKIAVQVDKRRDLQNDTTASANDKRLPIYYSEKRANNIIDHTTGLEKQEVIYQKQNGLGILADFHVDGYESAMSAEVNFYQNKIDLFGKTFYSPIGDNGLSYYKYYLKDSALINGNMVYTIEFKPKVKKDLAFKGFMLVDKQTWALRKIETALPKSANINYLTDFEIKYEFAPVNDTLLFFRKNSVAAELYYHKGGKVDGKHKLLINKTTHYSSVAIGNDTIASNAPKEVQPALSIEELRVNHELDSLNNLWWMRGIDKITTTAITGYFPLGKLDLGPYLEYVKHNKVEGLRLTLAARTGESFHPRYSLSGKLGYGFRDKEWKYGAGFAYKPSCEHRTLLGIDYEKDMTIIGSNDNLMLLRENSLHAGEDNLIASLASRRRNDRLSISKTLSVWGEREVAKGVASRVKVDFQTISSGEFIPFSYNGTPVDKISNSSISLQTRLSFKEKTTDKFLRRYYLGTRYPIINMVVTGGHYSTPQSKGEYLKLHLAYKHYVNVGLGKLQYALEAGVIAGSVPFPLLEVHRGNETYGYSRYRFNTLNNLQLASDRYASLFMEYHLNGAIINRLPLLRELNLREVVSAKMITGSLSSKHREVLDFPVMLHGLKQPFLEVGGGFENILNFFRIEGVYRVSPHKLQHAPRFEIKARFQVDF, from the coding sequence ATGAGGTTACTATTAATTACACTTGCCGCATTGGCATTTATGTCATTCGATGACAAAACACACGGGGGGGATATAGCAGGGACAGTAAAGCATGAGGCAACAAAGCAGCCCATACCTTACGCCAACATCCATTTTAGGGGTACCACCATCGGTACGCGCACCGACGATAAGGGACGTTTCTACATTAAAAGCAAAGTAAAAAAAGACTCCCTAGCGGTTTCGGCCATTGGCTACAAGACCGTTGTTGTGCCCGTGGCAGCCCTAACCGATCCATCCTACATCATCTACCTACAGGAGGAGACCTACGCGCTTAACGAAATCGTAGTTCGCCCAGGAGAAAACCCAGCGCACCCCATACTTCGACGGATTATTGCCTCCCGAAAGAAGAACGACCCCACCAGCATTAGCCAGTACCGGTGCCAAACCAACACCAAAATAGCCGTACAGGTAGACAAACGAAGAGACCTCCAAAACGACACCACCGCCTCGGCCAACGACAAGCGGCTTCCGATATACTACTCCGAAAAAAGGGCCAACAACATTATCGACCATACCACCGGGCTAGAGAAGCAGGAGGTAATCTACCAAAAGCAAAACGGGCTCGGTATTCTTGCCGACTTCCACGTAGATGGGTACGAATCGGCCATGAGCGCAGAGGTAAACTTCTACCAAAACAAGATAGACCTCTTCGGTAAAACATTTTACAGCCCCATCGGCGACAACGGCCTATCGTACTACAAGTACTACCTAAAAGACAGCGCCCTAATCAACGGCAACATGGTTTACACCATCGAATTTAAGCCTAAGGTAAAAAAGGACCTCGCCTTTAAGGGCTTCATGCTTGTTGACAAGCAAACGTGGGCGCTTAGAAAGATAGAGACAGCCCTGCCCAAATCGGCCAACATCAACTACCTTACCGATTTCGAAATAAAGTACGAGTTTGCCCCGGTAAACGATACGCTTCTCTTCTTCCGTAAGAACAGCGTGGCTGCCGAGCTCTACTACCATAAGGGCGGTAAGGTTGATGGCAAGCACAAGCTCCTCATCAACAAAACAACCCACTACAGCAGCGTAGCCATAGGGAATGACACCATTGCCAGCAACGCCCCCAAGGAGGTGCAGCCGGCCCTCTCCATAGAGGAGCTGCGGGTAAACCACGAGCTCGACTCGCTAAACAACCTGTGGTGGATGCGCGGAATTGACAAGATTACCACAACGGCCATTACCGGATACTTCCCCCTTGGGAAGCTGGACCTTGGTCCCTACCTCGAGTACGTAAAGCACAACAAGGTGGAGGGGCTGCGCCTAACGCTGGCTGCCCGTACCGGAGAAAGCTTCCACCCCCGCTACTCGCTATCGGGCAAGCTGGGCTACGGATTTCGAGACAAGGAGTGGAAGTATGGAGCAGGATTTGCCTACAAGCCATCCTGCGAGCACCGCACATTGCTGGGCATCGACTACGAAAAGGATATGACCATCATCGGAAGCAACGACAACCTGATGCTGCTACGCGAAAACTCGCTCCATGCGGGCGAGGACAACCTCATTGCATCGCTTGCCAGCCGCCGCCGCAACGACCGGCTCTCCATCTCCAAAACCCTATCGGTTTGGGGCGAGCGCGAGGTTGCAAAAGGCGTAGCATCTCGCGTAAAAGTCGACTTTCAAACCATCTCTTCGGGCGAGTTTATCCCCTTCTCCTATAACGGTACGCCTGTCGACAAGATTAGCAACAGCAGCATCAGCCTGCAAACAAGGCTTTCGTTTAAGGAAAAGACAACCGATAAGTTTCTGCGCCGCTACTACCTCGGCACCCGATATCCGATAATTAATATGGTAGTTACAGGTGGACACTACTCCACCCCACAAAGCAAGGGCGAGTACCTAAAGCTGCATCTAGCCTACAAGCACTACGTAAATGTGGGACTAGGAAAGCTGCAGTACGCGCTGGAGGCTGGAGTAATAGCCGGCTCGGTACCCTTTCCGTTGCTGGAGGTGCACCGTGGAAACGAAACCTACGGCTACTCCCGCTACCGGTTCAACACCCTCAACAACCTGCAGCTGGCCAGCGACAGGTACGCCAGCCTTTTTATGGAATACCACCTAAATGGCGCCATCATCAACCGGCTGCCGCTGCTGCGCGAGCTGAACCTCCGCGAGGTAGTTTCGGCAAAGATGATTACCGGATCGCTATCCAGCAAGCACAGGGAGGTTCTGGACTTTCCTGTTATGCTCCACGGCCTAAAGCAACCCTTTCTGGAGGTAGGCGGAGGCTTCGAAAACATCCTCAACTTCTTTAGGATAGAAGGGGTTTACCGCGTATCGCCGCACAAGCTGCAGCACGCCCCCCGATTCGAAATAAAAGCCCGGTTCCAAGTCGACTTTTAG
- a CDS encoding chloramphenicol acetyltransferase: MKKVIDVETWKRKAHFQFFKNFEEPFYGMCVNVDVTHAYQYCKSAGHSFFLYHLYQSIRAVNQTPALRLRIEEDGSVVQYDIVHPSTTIIRPDDTFNFAYFTYEASFEEFSEKAQKVIAQVQASSGLDFSKEAPNTIHYSSIPWIPFTSLSHARHFEHKGSIPKITFGKIFEQGPQLLMPTSIHVHHALVDGIDIGRHLDWFQDYLNEQ, encoded by the coding sequence ATGAAAAAGGTTATTGACGTAGAGACCTGGAAGCGCAAGGCGCATTTCCAGTTTTTCAAAAATTTCGAGGAGCCATTTTACGGCATGTGCGTAAACGTAGACGTAACCCACGCCTACCAGTACTGCAAGTCGGCGGGGCACTCCTTCTTTCTATACCACCTGTACCAGTCTATCCGTGCCGTTAACCAGACACCTGCCCTTAGGCTGCGCATCGAGGAGGATGGCAGCGTGGTACAGTACGATATTGTCCACCCGTCAACCACCATTATTCGCCCTGACGACACCTTCAACTTTGCCTACTTTACCTACGAGGCCAGCTTTGAGGAGTTTTCGGAGAAGGCTCAAAAGGTGATAGCGCAGGTGCAGGCCAGCAGCGGGCTAGACTTCTCGAAGGAGGCGCCAAACACGATACACTACTCCTCCATCCCCTGGATTCCGTTTACCAGCTTAAGCCATGCCCGACATTTTGAGCATAAAGGCAGCATCCCAAAAATAACCTTCGGAAAAATATTCGAGCAGGGCCCCCAGCTGCTGATGCCTACCAGCATCCACGTACACCACGCCCTTGTTGATGGCATCGATATAGGCCGCCACCTCGACTGGTTTCAGGACTACCTTAACGAGCAATAA